One window of Athalia rosae chromosome 4, iyAthRosa1.1, whole genome shotgun sequence genomic DNA carries:
- the LOC125500671 gene encoding putative gustatory receptor 28b has protein sequence MLEGAVGKRQYRKSYFLMLYNAGILTVTIIGLNSWTKNNTARTERSASHVVVEISINLEKILGTLVLLVMFISGILGGNKFATSIVRLSLQDITLKKLGGRPNYAANIRRNYFRMGIILSIMSLLWVVDHFYQMRYNVSNPLKWVVSTCPNFLQVFNTCLFVDVVFLLKERFVTLNKHLTKMIEEMKNVPIETISKQYGICGQIRTIAMIHGALCEAAFDVNQAFGINIVVGVGNALIISTIALYYVFEEIKYTTGSYFRIVGSLNWGILNSIHVVYMVTVCNMARTQASLTGKLIHKFKIRGIDTTLNNVIQAFSLQLHHEKIEFSGAGLFRLDATLIQSIAGAVTTYLVILIQFDSSTSSYFQSGNSSHEE, from the exons ATGTTAGAAGGGGCTGTAGGCAAAAGACAGTATAGGAAAAGCTATTTCCTAATGCTATATAATGCAGGTATATTGACGGTGACAATAATTGGCTTAAATTCATGGACAAAAAACAATACCGCAAGAACTGAAAG ATCAGCATCGCACGTCGTTGTGGAAATCAGTATTAATTTAGAAAAGATATTAGGCACGTTAGTGTTACTTGTGATGTTCATCTCAGGAATACTTGGCGGAAATAAG TTCGCAACTTCAATAGTACGTCTAAGCTTGCAAGATATAACGCTAAAGAAACTTGGAGGCCGACCGAATTATGCAGCAAATATAAGACGAAACTATTTCCGAATGGGAATAATTCTTTCAATAATGTCTTTGCTATGGGTTgttgatcatttttatcagATGAGATATAATGTAAG TAATCCGTTAAAGTGGGTGGTATCGACGTGTCCGAATTTTCTTCAGGTATTCAATACATGTCTTTTCGTCGACGTTGTTTTTCTCCTGAAGGAAAGATTCGTAACTCTGAATAAACATTTGACCAAAATgatcgaagaaatgaaaaacgtcCCAATCGAG ACAATATCCAAACAGTACGGTATATGTGGGCAAATTCGCACGATAGCAATGATTCATGGAGCTCTATGCGAAGCAGCTTTCGATGTTAATCAGGCATTTGGTATCAATATA GTTGTGGGAGTCGGTAACGCGTTGATAATATCGACAATCGCCTTGTACTATGtattcgaagaaataaaatacaccaCCGGAAGTTACTTCCGAATAGTTGGATCATTAAATTGGGGAATACTCAACAGCATACATGTAGTTTATATGGTGACGGTTTGCAATATGGCTCGAACTCAG gCTAGTCTTACGGGAAAGTTAATTCACAAGTTCAAAATTCGTGGAATCGATACAACTTTGAACAACGTG ATTCAAGCCTTCTCTCTACAACTACATCACGAAAAGATTGAGTTCTCTGGGGCTGGTTTGTTTCGATTAGACGCCACTCTCATTCAGTCG ATCGCTGGAGCTGTGACCACTTATCTGGTCATTCTAATACAATTCGATTCGTCAACCTCTTCGTACTTTCAAAGTGGAAATAGCTCACATGAAGAGTGA
- the LOC105684383 gene encoding uncharacterized protein LOC105684383, with translation MDECPPEYMTLYSEFAIWQIRNPGKIRCSGESLTEDGRLVMNLSIGDTKFNLLCPPNYPDYEDSFFMETECTDFWCIALNEFIIDSPEKLTIDTILAKACLYYTPSSKKSSESSDNESENENEWENDREQADSYQCSIDDLETTEAAAEWECIISKKKRDWRAKEGELRLKYNRPKISDMFDGKIMDHPQQVFSNSAASAILINDLINIMRGRNSSGIIVDPVENDICKWSVILKGFDPASKMSEDLAEIRELYGYDHVQLQLDFAMDLYPLQPPLIRVLRPKLLGVFDGKEIIKLANWSPARDMTSVLKEVKNYISAKASVDMNNKWNGVKVGVIEQILGELADILDVDHKPTSNKTTFYSTSQATAIEMILTNLLNYLKNVGENSQPNCVVTNICSTDSYFTFNLAPNNIFFCDKNLAVQSEASTPPPPIFKAFNRLLGNQKSGTRNHCAHYGKMDLPDGKSYCNIITNPSFELSSPSQNEAELEYEKYSVNNIRLNELVKKNTSSGSQDKNSVDILQANVTSNATVVSSFNSYAQNFEELSRSIDPAVQVLNANMTCIHKILKESVLPMFIRSNLAISGFFDIWQITSQFSKIIQIIIELASNPYLIDLLTTSEGQDQSIAEILKIQKENVTLILENLTHIADGCPMNQVNLGKVKLARDIIVASKLIESMTTKHCDTHHSDRTSSALIDSTLVRSSRQHVVEYDDSVYKDSLKELQFSNFDIAVETHDFKNDFIADIDSPRDYFRIAQEIAELSKFLPLESSSAIFVRTDHSKSSLMQALITGAEGTFYSGGCFSFDIYLPKDYPSCGPKISCTTFRGGKRIWYSDNATTSPLLFGLNTEPWTGIPSILQVLTFIQKEKLPYLFGQNEINMDLEDRSGIRDEILTNVIQFTMINQIREPICGFEDVISTHFRMKKDQILSELEKYKCLRNSEILGSLKDVFDNLSAAV, from the exons ATGGACGAATGCCCTCCAGAATACATGACATTATACTCTGAGTTTGCTATATGGCAAATCAGAAATCCTGGAAAGATTAGATGCAGTGGGGAAAGCTTGACAGAAGATGGTCGTCTCGTTATGAATTTATCTATTGGTGATaccaaattcaatttattatgTCCTCCAAACTATCCAGATTATGAAGACAGCTTTTTTATGGAAACAGAATGTACGGATTTCTGGTGTATCGCACTAAACGAATTTATTATTGACTCACCAGAAAAATTGACCATTGATACTATTCTGGCAAAAGCTTGTCTCTATTATACTCCATCCTCAAAAAAATCCTCTGAGAGCTCAGACAATGAATCTGAGAACGAAAACGAGTGGGAAAATGATCGAGAACAAGCAGACAGCTATCAGTGCAGCATAGATGATTTGGAGACGACTGAAGCTGCTGCAGAATGGGAATGCATAATTTCTAAAAAGAAGAGGGACTGGAGGGCAAAAGAGGGAGAGTTAAGACTGAAATACAATCGCCCAAAAATATCTGATATGTTTGATGGTAAAATAATGGATCATCCCCAACAAGTTTTCAGTAACTCAGCAGCTTCAGCGATTTTAATAAACGATTTGATTAACATAATGCGTGGCAGGAACTCCAGCGGTATAATTGTTGATCCTGTCGAGAATGATATTTGCAAATGGTCCGTTATCCTGAAAGGATTTGATCCGGCATCTAAAATGTCAGAAGATTTAGCAGAGATTAGAGAACTATATGGATATGATCATGTGCAGCTACAACTGGATTTTGCAATGGATTTGTATCCCTTACAACCCCCACTAATAAGGGTTCTTAGACCAAAGTTACTTGGTGTATTTGATGGgaaagaaattataaaattggcCAACTGGAGCCCGGCTAGAGACATGACCTCTGTACTCAAAGAAGTCAAAAATTATATCAGTGCTAAAGCCTCTGTAGATATGAACAATAAATGGAACGGTGTCAAAGTAGGAGTCATTGAACAAATTTTGGGAGAATTAGCTGATATTCTGGATGTTGATCACAAACCCACATCAAATAAGACCACTTTCTACTCAACCAGCCAGGCTACAGCAATTGAAATGATTCTGACAAATctgttgaattatttgaaaaatgtcgggGAAAATTCTCAACCGAACTGTGTTGTTACCAACATTTGCTCGACTGATTCATACTTCACATTCAATCTTGCTccgaataacatttttttttgcgataaaaACTTGGCGGTACAGTCTGAGGCATCAACTCCTCCTCCCCCGATATTTAAAGCCTTCAATCGACTTTTGGGAAATCAAAAATCGGGGACTCGAAATCACTGCGCCCATTACGGAAAGATGGATTTGCCGGACGGCAAAAGCTActgtaatattattactaatcCGTCATTTGAACTTAGTTCTCCATCACAGAATGAAGCTGAActagaatatgaaaaatattccgtcAATAATATTCGTCTCAATGaactcgttaaaaaaaatacatccagTGGTTCGCAGGATAAAAACTCAGTTGATATTCTACAGGCTAACGTTACCTCGAACGCTACTGTTGTGTCCAGCTTCAATTCTTATGCTCAGAATTTTGAAG AATTATCTCGCTCGATTGATCCTGCAGTTCAAGTGTTGAACGCAAATATGACTTGCATCCACAAAATACTCAAAGAATCTGTATTGCCTATGTTTATTCGATCTAATCTAGCAATAAGCGGATTTTTTGATATATGGCAAATTACGtcgcaattttcgaaaattattcaaattataatcGAATTGGCATCAAACCCATATCTAATCGATTTATTGACAACTTCCGAAGGGCAAGATCAGAGCATAgctgaaatattaaaaattcagaaGGAAAATGTTACGCTAATTTTGGAAAACCTCACGCATATAGCGGATGGATGTCCTATGAACCAAG TAAATTTGGGTAAAGTAAAACTGGCAAGGGATATAATAGTTGcttcaaaattgatagaaTCAATGACGACAAAGCACTGTGATACACATCATTCTGACAGAACATCCTCAGCACTCATTGATTCGACTCTGGTTCGTAGCTCTAGACAACATGTAGTCGAATACGATGATTCCGTTTATAAGGACTCTTTGAAAGAACTTCAATTCAGTAACTTTGATATCGCGG TCGAAACTCacgattttaaaaatgatttcaTCGCGGACATTGACTCACCTAGAGATTACTTTCGAATTGCTCAAGAGATCGCAGAATTGTCAAAATTCCTCCCTCTGGAATCGAGTTCTGCGATATTCGTGAGAACAGATCATTCAAAATCATCCTTAATGCAAGCATTAATTACTGG CGCTGAGGGTACTTTTTACAGCGGAGGATGCTTCAGTTTTGACATTTATCTGCCAAAGGATTATCCTAGTTGTGGACCGAAAATTAGCTGCACCACCTTTCGTGGCGGAAAAAGAATCTGGTATTCTGACAATGCCACGACGTCTCCGTTACTATTTGGCTTGAATACAGAACCGTGGACCGGAATCCCAAGTATTTTGCag gtTCTAACTTTCATTCAAAAAGAGAAACTGCCTTACTTATTTGGTCAAAATGAGATTAACATGGACTTAGAGGACAGATCAGG AATTCGTGATGAAATATTAACAAACGTTATACAGTTTACCATGATTAATCAAATACGTGAACCAATATGCGGATTTGAAGATGTTATATCAACTCATTTCCGCATGAAAAAAGACCAAATTCTTTCA GAACTCGAGAAATATAAATGTCTAAGAAACTCCGAGATACTGGGTTCTTTGAAGGATGTGTTTGACAATCTATCTGCCGCCGtataa